The following are encoded in a window of Patescibacteria group bacterium genomic DNA:
- a CDS encoding helix-turn-helix domain-containing protein has product MQNKELITINQATQILGVSLDTLRRWDKSGKLPAVRLKSSGHRYYDRNLLAELMPNLDIYKLALKWASGDTAVEPLADFYCPNSSIFQARLSRLETELIKSGILQDRFSLITSVVGEIGNNAYDHNLGNWPDVPGVFFIYNLNNRQLAIADRGQGVLTTLRKVRPDLKDDQDAVKMAFTEIISGRAPESRGNGLKFVRKIVAENKYDFLFKSGQAELRINKKSHGIDIAEAKTPVNGCLALVKF; this is encoded by the coding sequence ATGCAAAATAAAGAGTTAATAACAATTAATCAGGCCACGCAAATATTAGGAGTTTCTCTAGATACGCTTCGCCGCTGGGATAAAAGCGGAAAATTGCCGGCGGTTCGCCTTAAAAGCTCCGGGCATAGATACTATGACAGAAATTTATTGGCCGAATTGATGCCTAATTTGGATATTTATAAACTGGCTTTAAAATGGGCAAGCGGCGATACAGCCGTTGAACCTCTGGCCGATTTTTACTGTCCCAACAGTTCAATTTTTCAGGCGCGGCTGTCAAGGCTGGAAACCGAACTTATTAAATCCGGCATTCTGCAAGACAGGTTTTCTTTAATTACTTCCGTCGTCGGAGAAATCGGCAATAATGCCTATGACCACAATCTCGGCAACTGGCCGGATGTTCCGGGGGTGTTTTTTATCTATAATCTTAATAACCGGCAATTGGCGATTGCCGATCGAGGCCAGGGAGTTTTAACTACCTTAAGAAAGGTCAGGCCAGATTTAAAAGATGATCAAGACGCGGTAAAAATGGCTTTTACCGAAATAATATCCGGGCGGGCGCCGGAAAGCCGGGGCAACGGTCTTAAATTTGTTAGAAAAATAGTTGCGGAAAACAAATATGATTTTTTATTCAAGAGCGGGCAGGCCGAATTAAGAATAAATAAAAAAAGCCATGGCATAGACATAGCTGAAGCGAAAACGCCGGTTAACGGTTGTTTGGCGTTAGTTAAGTTTTAA
- a CDS encoding class I SAM-dependent methyltransferase yields the protein MNTYLKKFIDVKFKKPGKALDLGAGDFSDITDLKKLGWEGEGVDIKTGVDLEKPYQSKNKPFDLVYTNYVLQKLKNKEQLIKTAYSNLKNSGWFFIHTFDKSDPNGKSDITADFLEKLLKKQGFKNIAVKIFDFYDDEAGHKHWHKILEAKARK from the coding sequence ATGAACACCTATTTAAAAAAATTCATAGACGTTAAATTCAAAAAACCGGGTAAAGCCCTGGATTTGGGAGCCGGAGATTTTTCCGATATAACAGACTTAAAAAAACTTGGCTGGGAGGGTGAAGGCGTGGATATAAAAACCGGCGTGGATTTGGAGAAACCATATCAATCAAAAAATAAGCCTTTTGATTTAGTATATACGAATTATGTTCTGCAAAAATTAAAAAATAAAGAACAGCTTATTAAAACAGCCTATAGTAATTTAAAAAACAGCGGTTGGTTTTTTATTCATACTTTTGATAAATCAGACCCTAACGGCAAATCCGATATAACCGCTGATTTTTTAGAAAAATTATTAAAAAAACAAGGTTTTAAAAATATCGCCGTTAAAATATTTGATTTTTACGACGATGAAGCCGGACATAAGCATTGGCATAAAATTTTAGAGGCCAAGGCGCGAAAATAA
- the amrB gene encoding AmmeMemoRadiSam system protein B — protein sequence MKKLLFLFLVLMLLTACGQKQATNDMLKTIRPAAVAGQFYPNEPGAITDQIRRYLKQALAEKIEGRVKAIIVPHAGYDYSGAAAAYAFKQLEGKKINTAVIISNSHKAYFDGIAIDDSDGWQTPLGTVAVDKELAEKLIAAGGDIKYDGSIHKEDHVLEVEIPFLQTVLEGDFKILPILFGNQDEDSYKKLAEALKDNLSQDDIVIISTDMSHYPEYEDANKIDKETLEKIKTATAEEFVGYIKGVESAGYANEQTALCGIDAVKTAIELARLAGWDKVEILKYANSGDAPLIGDKARVVGYGTVAFAKMENVNSKMQNDNEKFKNINELSDEQKKKLLDIARQTVESYVKNSKIPEFNVTDERLNQKQGAFVTLEKDGRLRGCIGQIVPSDEPLWQVVRDMAVAACSEDGRFNPVSEDELSKLEYEVSVLSTPEPIDDWQKIELGRHGVIIRRGAQSGVFLPQVATDTGWTLEEFLSELCWQKAGLAPDCYKDKSTQILTFTAQVFK from the coding sequence GTGAAGAAATTATTATTTTTATTCTTAGTTTTAATGCTTTTAACCGCCTGCGGTCAGAAACAGGCGACTAATGATATGTTAAAAACCATCAGACCGGCGGCCGTAGCCGGGCAATTTTATCCAAATGAGCCGGGCGCGATTACCGATCAAATCCGGAGGTATTTAAAACAGGCGCTGGCGGAGAAAATAGAAGGCCGGGTTAAAGCCATTATAGTGCCGCACGCGGGCTATGATTATAGCGGAGCGGCGGCGGCTTATGCCTTTAAACAACTAGAGGGCAAAAAAATTAACACAGCCGTGATTATCAGTAATTCCCATAAAGCCTATTTTGACGGCATAGCCATTGATGATAGCGACGGCTGGCAGACGCCGCTCGGAACCGTAGCGGTAGATAAAGAGTTGGCGGAAAAATTAATCGCGGCAGGCGGCGACATAAAATATGACGGCTCAATCCATAAAGAAGATCATGTTTTAGAAGTGGAAATTCCGTTTTTACAAACGGTTTTAGAGGGCGATTTTAAAATTTTGCCGATTTTATTCGGCAACCAAGATGAAGATAGTTATAAAAAATTAGCCGAGGCTTTAAAAGATAATTTAAGCCAGGATGACATAGTAATAATTTCCACTGACATGTCGCATTACCCGGAGTATGAAGACGCTAATAAAATTGATAAAGAAACTTTGGAAAAAATAAAAACCGCTACTGCCGAAGAATTCGTCGGTTATATCAAGGGCGTGGAAAGCGCCGGCTACGCTAACGAGCAAACCGCGCTTTGCGGCATTGACGCGGTTAAAACCGCTATAGAGTTAGCGCGATTAGCCGGCTGGGATAAAGTTGAAATTTTAAAATATGCCAATAGCGGCGACGCGCCGTTAATCGGCGATAAAGCAAGGGTGGTCGGATACGGGACGGTCGCTTTTGCTAAAATGGAAAATGTAAATAGCAAAATGCAAAATGACAATGAAAAATTTAAAAATATTAACGAATTAAGTGATGAGCAGAAGAAGAAGCTTCTAGATATAGCGAGACAGACAGTGGAAAGCTATGTGAAGAATAGTAAGATTCCGGAATTTAATGTTACCGATGAGAGATTAAATCAAAAACAGGGTGCGTTCGTGACGCTAGAAAAAGACGGGCGACTGCGCGGCTGTATCGGGCAAATTGTGCCGTCAGACGAGCCGCTGTGGCAGGTAGTGCGCGACATGGCGGTGGCCGCCTGTTCGGAAGACGGGCGTTTTAACCCGGTAAGCGAAGATGAATTAAGCAAGTTAGAATATGAAGTTAGTGTTTTATCAACACCGGAACCGATTGATGATTGGCAAAAAATAGAGTTAGGCCGGCACGGCGTGATTATAAGGCGAGGCGCGCAAAGCGGAGTGTTTTTACCCCAAGTAGCCACCGACACCGGTTGGACCCTAGAAGAATTTTTATCAGAACTCTGCTGGCAAAAAGCCGGGCTGGCGCCGGATTGCTACAAGGATAAAAGCACGCAAATTTTAACGTTCACGGCGCAGGTGTTTAAGTGA
- a CDS encoding GNAT family N-acetyltransferase: MPKIKLRPQKISDAKKFYEILNNQNFVYLTSVRPKSVLAEKNWLKGNTKRQKENTEWNYAIIYGEEVVGAIGVKINYHRRYVGEIGYFIDEKYWGKGIASRAVKLMEDVCFKKLKLMRIEILMQPANIASEKVAIKNGYRKEGRMRKALKEKDGKMKDCYSYAKVL; this comes from the coding sequence ATGCCAAAAATAAAATTAAGGCCGCAAAAAATCAGCGACGCCAAAAAATTTTACGAGATTTTAAATAACCAGAATTTTGTTTATCTGACAAGCGTCCGGCCGAAGTCTGTTTTAGCCGAGAAAAATTGGCTTAAAGGCAATACGAAACGGCAGAAAGAGAATACCGAATGGAATTACGCGATTATTTATGGCGAAGAGGTTGTTGGCGCGATTGGCGTGAAAATAAATTATCACCGGAGATATGTTGGAGAAATCGGTTATTTTATAGATGAAAAATATTGGGGTAAAGGCATTGCCAGTAGAGCAGTTAAATTAATGGAAGATGTTTGCTTTAAGAAACTAAAGCTTATGAGGATTGAAATATTAATGCAGCCGGCCAATATTGCCAGCGAAAAAGTGGCTATAAAAAACGGCTACCGGAAAGAAGGGCGGATGCGGAAAGCGCTAAAAGAGAAAGACGGAAAAATGAAAGATTGCTATTCATACGCGAAAGTTTTATAA
- a CDS encoding aminoacyl--tRNA ligase-related protein produces the protein MKQSQLFTKTERFAPKDEETINAQLLTRAGFTEKLMAGVYNYLPLGLLTLRKIEQVVREEMNKIGGQEILMAMLHPKENWEKTGGWDNIDILFKIKSRTEKEYALGQSEEEVVTPLIMHRVQTSKNLPLAVYQIHWKFRDELRAKSGLLRGREFLMKDMYSFHADQDDFDKFYKIAKQAYLKIFERLGLTAKVTEASGGSFSKKISYEFMVLTDAGEDDILYCDECVFCVNKEIAEQKEFDSCPKCKKGKLNRAKASEVGNVFDLGQKYGQDFGLSFKDEKGAKKYPVMGCYGIGISRLIGVIVEKMHDDKGIIWPEAAAPFKTHLISLGQNERAEKIYSDLNKNQIEVLYDDREVSAGEKFADADLIGLPYRLVVSEKSLKAGGVELKKRAEKESKIIEEKNVIKELK, from the coding sequence ATGAAACAATCCCAACTTTTCACCAAAACTGAACGCTTCGCTCCTAAGGACGAAGAAACTATAAATGCTCAACTTTTAACGCGGGCCGGTTTTACCGAGAAGCTAATGGCCGGAGTCTATAATTACCTGCCCCTAGGGCTTTTGACCCTTAGGAAAATTGAACAGGTAGTTAGGGAAGAAATGAATAAAATCGGCGGACAGGAAATTTTAATGGCCATGCTGCATCCTAAGGAAAACTGGGAGAAAACCGGTGGCTGGGATAATATTGACATTCTTTTTAAAATTAAAAGCCGAACGGAAAAAGAATACGCGCTGGGGCAAAGCGAAGAAGAAGTGGTTACTCCCCTAATCATGCACCGGGTGCAGACAAGCAAAAACCTACCTTTGGCGGTTTACCAGATTCATTGGAAATTCCGCGATGAGCTAAGGGCTAAATCAGGGCTCTTAAGAGGCCGGGAATTTTTAATGAAAGACATGTACAGTTTCCATGCCGATCAGGACGACTTTGATAAATTTTATAAAATCGCCAAACAGGCCTACTTAAAAATATTTGAACGCCTGGGCTTAACGGCAAAAGTGACCGAAGCTTCAGGCGGAAGTTTCAGTAAAAAAATATCCTATGAATTCATGGTTCTGACCGACGCCGGAGAAGACGATATTCTGTATTGCGATGAATGTGTTTTTTGCGTTAATAAAGAAATCGCCGAACAAAAAGAATTTGATTCTTGCCCGAAATGCAAAAAGGGCAAATTAAACCGCGCTAAAGCCTCCGAGGTTGGCAATGTTTTTGATTTAGGGCAAAAATACGGCCAAGATTTTGGCTTGTCATTCAAAGATGAAAAAGGAGCAAAAAAATATCCGGTTATGGGCTGTTATGGCATCGGCATCTCGCGCCTTATCGGCGTAATTGTTGAAAAAATGCATGATGACAAGGGCATTATTTGGCCGGAAGCGGCCGCGCCGTTTAAAACCCATCTTATTTCTTTGGGGCAAAACGAGCGGGCGGAAAAAATTTATTCCGACTTGAACAAAAATCAAATTGAAGTTTTATATGACGACCGAGAAGTAAGCGCCGGCGAAAAATTCGCTGACGCGGATTTAATCGGCCTGCCTTATCGCTTAGTGGTGAGCGAAAAATCTCTTAAAGCCGGCGGAGTTGAATTAAAAAAACGAGCGGAAAAAGAAAGTAAAATTATTGAAGAAAAGAATGTAATAAAAGAGTTAAAATAA
- a CDS encoding aromatic amino acid transport family protein has protein sequence MSKNYLLAVATLMGTIIGVGLFAIPFVINKSGIIPLFVYIAALAAIQYFFHLLFAEVVLSTKNKHRLPGFVGRYVNQKSKKLTFIIDAIGSYGSVLAYIIVGGLFLHQLLNPYLGGSIFLYSTVIFAGVSLITFFDIKMIAGTELVLTSFLVIAIGLIIWRGFGHIQLANYHLVEWRNVFLPYGPIFFAVSGGAAIPEICRLLAYEKEKIKSAIAWGTFIPAVLTLIFVLAILGITGASTTPDTLAGLSLVLNDGVIIFSLIFGLLAIITSYIVTAQAMEEIYQWDLGLSNKLSWFLACFIPYFLYLVGWANLTKVISFTGAVAGGLSGIILIWLVFRVKAKPEQVSIIKNKLTKPMAYFLSLLLILGVVYEIWATLK, from the coding sequence ATGTCAAAAAATTATCTTTTGGCCGTGGCAACCTTAATGGGTACGATTATCGGCGTGGGTTTATTCGCCATACCTTTTGTTATAAATAAATCAGGCATTATACCGCTGTTTGTTTATATAGCGGCCTTGGCCGCGATTCAATATTTTTTTCATCTGCTTTTCGCTGAAGTGGTTTTATCAACTAAGAATAAGCATCGTCTGCCCGGTTTTGTCGGCAGATATGTTAATCAAAAAAGCAAGAAATTGACTTTTATCATTGACGCCATCGGCAGCTACGGTTCGGTTTTGGCCTATATTATTGTCGGCGGCCTTTTTTTACACCAATTATTGAATCCTTATTTGGGCGGCAGTATTTTTTTGTATTCAACCGTTATTTTCGCCGGCGTTTCTTTAATTACTTTTTTTGACATAAAAATGATCGCCGGCACCGAATTGGTTTTAACCTCTTTTTTAGTAATCGCCATCGGTTTGATCATCTGGCGAGGCTTTGGCCATATCCAATTGGCCAATTATCATTTAGTGGAATGGAGAAACGTCTTTTTGCCTTATGGGCCGATATTTTTCGCCGTCAGCGGCGGCGCGGCCATTCCTGAAATTTGCCGCTTGCTAGCTTATGAAAAAGAAAAAATTAAAAGCGCCATCGCCTGGGGCACTTTTATTCCGGCCGTGTTGACGCTAATTTTTGTCTTGGCAATCTTAGGCATAACCGGCGCGAGCACAACGCCCGATACTTTAGCCGGCTTAAGTTTGGTTTTAAATGACGGCGTTATTATTTTTTCTTTGATTTTCGGGCTTTTAGCCATAATCACATCATACATAGTCACTGCTCAAGCCATGGAAGAAATTTATCAATGGGATCTTGGTTTAAGCAATAAATTGTCCTGGTTTTTAGCTTGTTTTATTCCTTATTTTTTATATTTGGTCGGCTGGGCCAACTTAACTAAAGTTATCAGCTTTACCGGAGCCGTGGCCGGCGGATTATCCGGCATCATTTTAATTTGGCTGGTATTCAGAGTCAAAGCTAAGCCGGAGCAGGTCTCAATTATAAAGAATAAATTAACTAAACCCATGGCTTATTTTTTATCGCTACTGCTTATTTTAGGGGTAGTTTATGAGATTTGGGCGACGTTGAAATAG
- a CDS encoding YfcE family phosphodiesterase, giving the protein MKFLVIADIHDNLVNLEKCINWGRDQEITSAICCGDVVNAETLKHLAASFKAVYLIRGNLEIYQEPEIGKHSNINYLGRFGAFEIEGKTVGLCHEPWFIKKVLEQKKCVVVFYGHTHEPWIEAKDGITTANPGTLGGVFNKASFAVYDSGSGRLELKILELL; this is encoded by the coding sequence ATGAAATTTTTAGTTATAGCGGATATTCACGATAATTTGGTTAATCTGGAAAAATGTATAAATTGGGGCAGAGACCAGGAAATTACCAGCGCGATTTGCTGCGGCGACGTGGTGAATGCGGAAACTTTGAAACATCTGGCGGCGAGTTTTAAAGCTGTTTATTTAATTAGAGGCAATTTGGAAATTTATCAAGAGCCGGAGATCGGCAAACATAGCAATATAAATTATTTAGGCAGGTTCGGCGCGTTTGAGATTGAGGGAAAAACCGTCGGCTTATGCCATGAGCCCTGGTTTATCAAAAAAGTTTTAGAACAAAAAAAATGCGTTGTGGTTTTTTACGGCCATACGCATGAGCCGTGGATTGAAGCTAAGGACGGAATTACTACGGCCAATCCGGGAACTTTAGGCGGAGTTTTTAATAAAGCCAGCTTCGCGGTTTATGACAGCGGAAGCGGCAGGCTAGAGCTTAAAATATTAGAACTTTTGTGA
- a CDS encoding radical SAM protein — translation MRIYGYSVNPHHQSIGGKMKYALKEGIILRHEWFGCLAFQSFSGRYWQFNEDAFEILRLLNTPLTISELRKNLIVKGMMIGDQEIQDFITFYDEQGLIDRRNEASGILIFNESKNNFRTDCLAAPSSVTIYITDYCPKYCRHCATNANSRINRQKELIFDDWVKIIQRLREAGVLMLVISGGEPLSLPYTQRILEIADEMQFGLTLLTDYDNLDEQQASGLKSLKHLISIQTSLDGATAETHDFLRGKGSFLKTLRRLRLLNDAGLAFTVAAAVHKKNIGELDEIAELAGEYGASSIYLNAVTPYGRAKETMQDFLLDDEDLKYMAQTCLRWAAAGKVKMRNPFWKSELHHLGNNEYHPLAGTLSAMSLGIYNFAISSKGDCYLDAKQRAEELLKLGNIMTDDLLEMWNDSRLDKLRSLHSPEDFAYTQQSRVEAALSI, via the coding sequence GTGAGGATTTACGGCTATAGCGTAAATCCTCACCATCAATCCATTGGAGGTAAAATGAAATACGCGCTGAAGGAAGGAATTATATTGCGTCATGAATGGTTTGGCTGTTTGGCCTTTCAATCTTTTAGCGGGCGTTATTGGCAATTTAATGAAGATGCTTTTGAGATTCTCCGTCTTCTCAATACCCCTTTGACTATAAGTGAATTGCGTAAAAATTTAATTGTTAAGGGAATGATGATCGGCGATCAAGAAATTCAGGATTTTATCACTTTTTATGATGAACAAGGATTGATAGACCGACGAAATGAGGCTTCAGGTATTTTGATTTTCAACGAAAGTAAAAATAATTTTAGAACCGATTGCTTAGCGGCGCCATCTAGCGTTACAATTTATATTACCGACTATTGCCCGAAATATTGCCGTCATTGCGCCACGAATGCAAACAGTCGCATCAACAGACAAAAAGAGCTGATCTTTGACGATTGGGTGAAAATAATACAACGATTGCGAGAAGCCGGCGTTCTTATGTTGGTTATCTCCGGCGGAGAGCCATTATCACTTCCATATACACAACGGATTCTTGAAATCGCCGATGAGATGCAATTTGGCTTAACTCTGTTGACTGACTATGACAATCTCGATGAGCAGCAAGCTTCCGGTCTTAAATCTTTAAAGCATCTTATCAGTATACAAACCAGTTTAGATGGAGCAACGGCGGAAACTCATGATTTTCTGCGAGGCAAAGGGTCATTTTTAAAAACTTTGCGCCGTCTGCGCCTGCTCAATGATGCCGGCTTGGCTTTTACCGTTGCGGCAGCGGTCCATAAAAAAAATATCGGCGAGCTAGATGAAATTGCTGAGCTTGCCGGTGAATACGGAGCATCCTCCATTTATCTTAACGCAGTTACTCCATATGGCCGAGCCAAGGAAACAATGCAAGATTTTTTGCTTGACGACGAGGATTTAAAATATATGGCGCAAACATGTCTGCGCTGGGCGGCCGCAGGTAAAGTTAAAATGAGAAATCCTTTTTGGAAATCAGAATTGCATCATTTGGGAAATAATGAGTATCACCCGCTGGCCGGAACTCTTAGCGCCATGAGTTTGGGAATTTATAATTTTGCCATTTCCAGCAAAGGGGATTGTTATTTGGACGCCAAGCAACGAGCCGAGGAATTATTAAAGCTAGGCAACATTATGACGGATGATCTTCTTGAAATGTGGAATGATTCGCGGCTGGATAAGCTGCGCTCCCTGCACTCACCAGAGGATTTCGCTTATACTCAACAATCAAGAGTGGAGGCGGCGCTGAGTATTTAG
- a CDS encoding GspE/PulE family protein, with protein sequence MPNNQSINDLFSSAAGQDVNDESAAAKFKVKEKKLKIKELERLTKQAADGAGLPYVDLFGFPISPEALILINEEEVKALETLCFYYDGKNIKLASLAPQDEKVQALAKSLSEKYFSEVSIYLITENSFNFGLEMYKTMPKVREVVRGIKITEEELNKYGEKFSSFKDLQAEISRAQITEIVTMIMAAAVKSDSSDVHIEAEEKLIKVRFRIDGVLHDVASLDKSSWDKIISRMKLLAAVKINITDKPQDGRLSIYMKDDRIDIRVSFLPTNFGESVVMRLLRSSAVGLEFTDLGIRDRAFDQLKREVERPNGMIITTGPTGSGKTTTLYAILKKLNNQETKIITIEDPIEYQLAGINQSQASKNYTFAQGLRSIVRQDPDIVMVGEIRDLETAEIAIQAALTGHLVLSTIHTNDAAGTVPRFLSMGTKPYLLAPALNAMLGQRLVRKICQKCKQEIKLVDEVLDRVKSLLGELLEEDKKKIDFNNLKFFQGQGCETCQGIGYKGRIGIYEVLTMNKEIEKLILGGAASEYDMRDNAKKNGMITMAQDGLLKALDGITSVEEIFRVAE encoded by the coding sequence ATGCCAAACAACCAATCCATCAATGATTTATTCAGTAGCGCCGCCGGGCAGGACGTTAACGATGAAAGCGCGGCGGCTAAGTTTAAAGTTAAAGAAAAAAAGCTGAAAATAAAAGAGCTGGAGCGTTTAACCAAACAGGCGGCGGATGGCGCCGGCTTGCCTTATGTTGATTTATTCGGTTTTCCTATCAGCCCGGAAGCTTTAATTTTAATTAATGAAGAGGAGGTTAAGGCGCTGGAAACGCTGTGTTTTTATTATGACGGCAAAAATATTAAATTAGCCAGCTTAGCGCCCCAAGATGAAAAAGTGCAGGCTTTGGCTAAAAGTTTATCAGAAAAATATTTTTCAGAGGTCAGCATTTATTTAATCACCGAGAATAGCTTCAATTTCGGCTTAGAGATGTATAAAACCATGCCAAAAGTCAGGGAAGTCGTCAGGGGCATTAAAATCACGGAAGAAGAATTAAATAAATATGGAGAAAAATTTTCCAGCTTTAAGGATTTGCAGGCCGAGATAAGCCGGGCGCAAATTACCGAAATCGTCACCATGATCATGGCCGCGGCCGTAAAATCAGACTCTTCGGATGTCCATATTGAAGCCGAAGAAAAATTAATAAAGGTCAGGTTTAGGATTGACGGCGTTTTGCATGACGTGGCCAGTTTAGATAAATCGTCTTGGGATAAAATAATTTCCCGCATGAAACTTTTAGCCGCGGTAAAAATAAATATTACGGATAAGCCCCAGGATGGCCGGCTGTCAATCTACATGAAAGATGACCGCATTGATATCAGGGTTTCGTTTTTACCCACTAATTTCGGCGAAAGCGTGGTTATGCGCTTATTGCGTTCCAGCGCCGTTGGTTTGGAATTTACTGATTTAGGCATCCGCGACCGAGCTTTTGATCAGTTAAAAAGAGAAGTTGAGCGGCCTAACGGCATGATTATTACTACCGGCCCGACCGGTTCGGGCAAAACCACCACGCTTTACGCCATACTTAAAAAATTAAATAATCAAGAAACTAAAATCATAACCATTGAAGACCCGATTGAATATCAGCTCGCCGGCATAAACCAATCGCAAGCCAGTAAAAATTATACTTTTGCCCAAGGGCTGCGCTCAATCGTGCGCCAAGATCCGGATATTGTCATGGTTGGCGAAATCCGCGACTTAGAAACGGCGGAAATCGCCATTCAAGCCGCTTTAACCGGCCATTTGGTTTTATCCACTATCCATACTAACGACGCGGCCGGCACGGTGCCAAGATTTTTATCCATGGGGACTAAACCGTATTTATTGGCGCCGGCTTTAAACGCCATGCTTGGGCAAAGATTGGTTAGAAAAATTTGCCAGAAATGCAAGCAGGAAATAAAATTGGTAGACGAAGTTTTAGACAGAGTGAAAAGCCTTTTAGGCGAGCTTTTGGAAGAAGACAAGAAAAAAATTGATTTTAACAATTTAAAATTTTTTCAGGGCCAGGGCTGTGAAACTTGCCAAGGCATCGGCTATAAAGGGCGAATCGGCATTTATGAAGTTTTAACCATGAATAAGGAAATTGAAAAATTAATTTTAGGCGGCGCGGCCAGCGAATATGACATGCGCGATAACGCCAAGAAAAACGGCATGATTACCATGGCCCAGGACGGGCTTTTAAAAGCGCTTGACGGCATCACATCCGTTGAAGAAATATTCAGAGTAGCGGAGTAA
- a CDS encoding GNAT family N-acetyltransferase, which yields MKIIIRQAVVSDIVKIHDLIKLYAKEELLLPKSRAELTVMLPNFLAADYDGQFAGSVAFKIGEDEKAEIVSWVVDKKYFNHGIGSMLISAVMERIEDLGIKIVYTLTLRPNTFEKHGFKKVGMEMLPKKMWTDCIRCPRNIAVPGSVDCKEIALIKNF from the coding sequence ATGAAAATAATAATTAGACAAGCGGTAGTTAGTGATATAGTAAAAATTCACGATTTAATCAAGCTCTATGCTAAGGAAGAGTTGCTTCTGCCAAAAAGCAGAGCCGAGCTAACGGTCATGTTGCCGAATTTTTTGGCGGCTGACTATGATGGCCAATTTGCCGGCAGCGTGGCTTTTAAAATCGGTGAAGATGAAAAAGCGGAAATAGTTTCTTGGGTTGTGGATAAAAAATATTTTAATCACGGCATAGGCTCTATGCTAATTTCGGCAGTGATGGAGAGGATAGAGGATCTGGGCATAAAAATAGTTTACACTTTAACTTTACGCCCTAATACTTTTGAAAAGCACGGTTTTAAAAAAGTTGGCATGGAGATGCTGCCTAAAAAAATGTGGACAGATTGTATCCGCTGTCCGCGCAATATCGCCGTACCGGGGTCAGTAGACTGCAAGGAAATCGCGCTCATCAAAAATTTTTAA
- a CDS encoding class I SAM-dependent methyltransferase, with product MVNKITSNKSYKQLAEYYDELTNLRVFTVYKSIIGKTKGSRMLDLGCGTGNLLKYYSSKNETYGIDGSPEMIKIAEAKDKNTYYSVGDIRNFKNNKKFDLITCTFDVINHLPTLKDWERLFKMAAACLSAGGIFIFDFNTIEGFKNYGGRTIFKKIGRDYILMRVKAEGQICFWIIDGFIKKSSGLFKHKKFIIEERSYPNKLIIKKVKKYFSIIKIINLDNNRIYIKAKKRVA from the coding sequence ATGGTAAATAAAATAACCAGCAATAAATCATATAAACAACTGGCTGAATATTACGATGAGCTTACCAATTTAAGGGTGTTTACCGTTTATAAATCTATTATCGGTAAAACTAAAGGTTCGCGTATGCTTGATCTGGGCTGTGGCACCGGGAATTTGCTTAAATATTATTCTTCAAAAAATGAAACATACGGCATTGACGGTTCGCCGGAGATGATTAAAATCGCCGAAGCGAAAGATAAAAATACTTATTATTCCGTCGGCGATATAAGGAATTTTAAAAACAATAAAAAATTTGATCTTATTACCTGCACATTTGATGTAATTAACCATCTGCCGACTTTAAAAGATTGGGAGCGACTATTTAAAATGGCGGCTGCCTGTCTTAGCGCTGGCGGCATATTTATTTTTGATTTTAATACGATTGAAGGCTTTAAAAATTATGGCGGACGGACAATTTTTAAAAAAATCGGCCGAGATTACATTCTTATGCGGGTAAAAGCCGAGGGGCAAATTTGCTTTTGGATAATTGACGGCTTTATAAAAAAATCATCGGGATTATTTAAGCATAAAAAATTTATTATTGAGGAACGCTCTTATCCGAATAAATTGATTATAAAAAAAGTAAAAAAATATTTCTCTATCATAAAAATTATAAATCTGGACAACAACCGGATATATATTAAGGCAAAAAAGAGAGTGGCTTAA